A region of the Roseobacter denitrificans OCh 114 genome:
CGGGTGATGTAACCGGTATACCTCTGCGTGGACAGGGGACCCGGCGTCGCCGCTGTCAGAACATCCACCATCGTTTCGGCCTGAAAGGAAAACGGCATCGCCTTGGAGCGCACCCCGATGCGCAGTTGATAATTGTCCTGCCGGGCGCTCGTGTCCGTTTGAACCTCATCGCTTGCGCCGGCAGAAAACGCCATGCAGATTGCCGCCACTGTGCCAACCAGCCTGCGCATTACGCAACATCCTTTTGGGGAGGGAGGCCCGCGTCTTTCGCAGCCGGTTTGCCTTCAACGAACTTGCGCAGCCAGCCTGTCGGCTTTCTCTGCTCACCTGCGGCCTCCTCGCCCTCTTCATCCTCGGAGCGGTCCTCGGTCAGTTCAATGAAGAATGCAAAAAGCACAAGGAAGAGCATCGGCAAGAAGGCCTGAATCAGCCAATCCCGTTTCTTGTAGGTGATCCACTGATTGCCCTCAAACAAGGGGAAATCATCAAATTTATAGCTGAAAAAGACCACCGCGGCGACGAGGAAACCAACAAAAATGGCGCAAGGCACAGCCAGCGTCAAGATCGTGCGCAGGCGGCTGAAATCATCGTGTTTATCCAGAATGACCAATACGCCAAAGCCAACCGACAACCCGACCAGTGGCATCATCGCGTAGTAGATAAAGTCATTGTCGATCTGCAAAATGATCTGCGACTGCGTCACCTGAAAATTACTGTCAAACGCGAGTTCCAGCAATGATCCGGCAATCGCCAGAATAAACGCCAGAACCGCCGGGACGACGCACAAACCCAGCAAGCGCAAAAAGGGGATGCGATGCATGCTCCACCCCGGCTTCCAGCTTTCCTGTTCCATTCGGACATCCCGCCCGAAGATCACAGCACCTGCGGCGGCTAGCGTGACAAGGGCCATCTGCAAGGTGTCCCATGCCGCCTGAACCAGCAGATCAGGGCGGATGTCGTATTTATAGGCGACCTTGCCCTGATTGATCACATAGACGCAGGCGTCGCTTGGATTGGTCACAAAACACCCGGTCAAGGTCAGCGGCGCGGCTTGCTCAAAGCGTTTCGGTGGGTTCGCGTTGAAAGATGCAATACTCGTCTCAATCTGGTCAGCCGCTCTGTGCACTTCCTTGTCGACCATCCCCTGATGCCAAAAGGCATAAATCATGAACACAGCCACAACCGATAAAAAGGACGAAAAGAACGCCGACAGCGCGAAGGAATTTTTTTCCGGCACGTAATTGCGATCAATCACATGCACGATCTTTGCCAATGGCGTCGCAGGATCGAGGTTTTTCACCGATTGATTGTTGCGGATATAGTGCACGGCAAACAGGGCCTTGGTGTTTTCAGCAACCCGCAGCGCCGTTTTGTGCAGTGTCACCAGCCCGTCAGTCGTTGTGGGATCATAGCCCAAAAGCAGATCGGACAGCTCCGTCAACTCGCACTCCAGCTGGCGCGACATCTTGGTCAGCTCTTCAAGCTCTGCCACGGGGAAATACTGCGCCCGTTTGCTGGGCGTCACTGCAAGCGATAGCGCATCGATAATGGTCAGCGCCTTGTCGATCTCTTCGCGCCGCCCGGCAAGGTCAGGGGCGAGCTTATCTTCGGGGTTTGCGCCGTCTTCTTCATCCTCCGCTTCCAGCGCTTGTGCCAGTGTCTTGCGAAAATGGGCCGTCAAAGCGCCGGGTTTGCGCGTCTTGCAAATCCGTGTTGTTTCCTGCGTTTGAAGCGCGTCGATCACGCGATAGACCCCGCGTGGAATACCGGCAATGCGGTGCGCTGCAGACCGCACCATATTCTCAATCGGTCGCATCACGCCTACCGACATGATGGCAATCAGAAAGGCGGAGACGAAAATCGGCTTTGCGTAGACCGTGCCCTCAAGGTTCAGTATATCATTGCCAAAGGGGTCAAAACTCGCCGTGGCGCCGACCTCAAGTTTTGCCATATTGGCGTTGCGGATCAACTCATAGAGTTCAGCGGACGACAGGATGATGCCGTATGACACAAGGTACAGCATCGAATAGATAATGAACCCGAAAAAGCCGTCCTTTTGCGTGCAAAGATCGGAGACGCGCGCGTTTTGCAGGATCGGATGGCGCTGGAAAGGTGTCTGCGTCAGCGACTCGCGGTAGTTTCTGCGCGCTTCGATCAGCAGCGCAATCGCACCAAAACAAACCACGCCGATGTAAATCAGCCAGTTCATCTCAGTTCACGCGGTCCGGGTGATGCCCTACCAACATTTTTGAACTGCAGGATTACAAGGTCCCGCAGCAATGTCATTCGACTGATCGGAAACCTGCAAAAGCTGCAAGCTTGCGAAAGTGAACAAGGTTATCAGGGCAATAATGCGGAGCATCGAACTAATCCATTCTCTTTAAACATCGACATCTTATCGCCAAAGTTGAAAAAAATCAATAGTTCCAACGCAGGAGGCGAATAAGCAGGATTGTTCAAAAATCGCGCAGACCGGTTCAATCAGTCTGTACGCGTTGCGTCTATCTCTAGGGGCAGCACAAGGATGACCGCGCAAACAATCAGGACCGACAGTAAGTTCGAAAAGATTGGCGGACATCGCCCCCCCAAGAAAGGCCATAACCATGAAACACATCATTCTCGCCGCCCTGCTTGCGGTGCCGCTTCCTGCCGCTGCGGATGACGAAGCGGCCATCCTGACCACGATCAAGGGCATCGCGACAGCTGCCGATGCTCAGGATTGGAGCCGTCTGGATATGAAATTCGGCGATCATGTGACTTTGAACCAGTTGTCACTGGAAACCGATCAGGGAGCCCGGGTCAAAGAGCGGACGGTGATCGAGATATGGGCAGAATTGCTGCCGCGTTTTGACAGCACGCGCCATGAGATATCGCAGATCGAAGTGTTGGGCGTGTCCTCGATCGTTGCACGCGCGACAGCGCGCTATCATGCCACTTACGATCTGGGCGGGCAAACGTGGGAGCAGACAGGTCGCCTTGACTACGTTTTGAAAAACACCGACGCAGGCTGGCGCGTGGTTGCTCTCAATACGACACCTGAGTGGGAAAACCGGCACTTGTCCGATCTGTTTATGCCGGAACAGCCGCAAAACAGTTGAGCCCGGTTTCCACCGCAAAGATCAGTCTGCGCGGATCGCGCCCCGGGGTGACAAAACAGGCGACACATACGTCAGAAATGTCGAAACGTCAGATCGTGCCGGATTTTCGGCGTAATCCGCCAACCGCCGTCTTGTTGTTCCACGATGGCTGAGGCAAGATCAGCGCTATGCAAGACGCACCGCCTCTGTTGGTCTTCACCGATCTTGACGGCACATTGATTGATCACGACACGTATGAGTGGGCCGCCGCACGGCCCGCACTTGATGCGCTTTCACGGGTATCGGCTGGCGTCGTTCTGGCCAGCAGCAAAACCGCACCTGAAGTCAGCGCCCTGCGCGCGCAACTGCAACTGGGCGCCTGGCCTGCCATCATCGAAAACGGCGCCGGGGTGGTGCCCGCGCATACCCACGCCACGCCCGACCCTGACGCATACCAACAGATCAGGGCCGCTCTGCGCGAGATACCTGATGCGTTGCGCCAGCATTTTACCGGGTTTGGCGATCTCAGACCGGCCGAAATCGAAAAACTGACAGGGCTATCCGCAAAGGCCGCAGCACAGGCGAGGGAACGTGCCTTTTCCGAACCGGGGCTTTGGGGGGGCGATGACGCCGCATTGGTCGAGTTCAAAGCGGCCTTGCGTGCATTCGGTATCAGCACGCGCGAAGGTGGCCGGTTCCTTACCCTGTCCCATGGAAAGAACAAATCCGACCAGATGGCCAGGATCATCAACCACTACAAACCGCGACATACAATCGCCCTGGGCGATGCACCCAACGATGTGGAAATGCTGGAAACGGCAGACTTCGGTATTGTGATCCCAAATCCCAAGGGCCGCAGGCTGCCTGAGTTGAAAGGCGAAGCGCAAGGCCACATTATCCGCGCGCAACAGGCTGGCCCCGTCGGGTGGAACACAGCCATACTGGGCCTGCTTGAGCGGCTCGACTTATAAAAAGGACACTCCCACATGGCCGATTTCCATCAGAATGGAAACATCACGACCCTTCATAACCTGCGGACGCGCGCGCTTGCCGAGATGAATGACGAGTTGGTGACCTTTGCCCAGACGCGCAAAATTTCGTTGATCCTGCCTTGTCTCTATTCGGAACTTGAAGGCGACGCGATGCCCAACATTCTGTCTGAACTGTCGCAGGTCACCTATCTGCACCGCATCATCATCGGCCTTGATCAGGCGGATGCTGCGCAATTTCGCCATGCAAAGCAGTTTTTCAAGGGCCTGAACCAGAACCATGTGGTGATCTGGAATGACAGCCCGCGTATGTTGGAACTTGGCGCGCGCCTTGATGCAATGGGCCTTGCCCCCGCAGAACAGGGCAAGGGCAAGAACGTCTGGTCGGCTCTTGGGTATCTGATCGCCTGTGCGGACAGCGCGGTGATGGCCATCCACGACTGCGATATCCTGACGTATAAGAACGAAATGCTGTCCCGCCTCGTTTACCCTGTAGCCAATCCGAATTTCCCCTATCAGGTCGCCAAGGGCTATTACCCGCGCATTGGCGGTGACAAGATGAACGGGCGGGTAACGCGGCTGCTGGTCAGCCCGCTGTTGATCGCCTTGAAACGTGTGATCGGTGACAGGGATTACATCGATTACCTGCGCAGTTTCCGCTATCCGCTGTCGGGCGAATTTGCCATGCGCACCGCGATCCTGCCGGATTTGCGCATCCCTTCAGACTGGGGGCTGGAGATTGGCGTGTTGTCCGAGGCCTGGCGCAACCTCGCCCCCAAAGCGGTGTGTCAGGTCGAGATTTCAGATGCTTACGACCACAAACATCAGACGCTGAGCACTGATGACGCCGATGCTGGCCTCAGCAGGATGTCCACGGATATTTGCAAGGCGATCTTTCGCAAACTGGCCGCTGACGGGACGGTTTTCACCGCCAATACCTTTCGCGCGCTGAAAGCCACCTATTACCGCAGCGCACTGGACCTGCTGGAGGGCTATTACAACGACGCCAAAATGAATGGTCTGTCGCTTGACCGCCACGAAGAGGAAACCGCGATTGAACTGTTTGCCGAAAACATCATGCGCGCCGGTCAGGTTTTCATCGAAAACCCGCATGAGACGCCCTTTATCCCGACGTGGAACCGGGTGCATTCGGCGGATCCGCGATTCCTGACCGATCTACGTGCGGCCGCCGCAGCGGATGAAGCAGAATACGAGTAACGGGGGCCGCGAGGTCAGCCCGGTTGCGCCCGGTTGGTAATCCACCGGCATTGATAGGGGGCGAGTTCGATCGTATCCGCGAAGGTATCGATCTTTTCACCGCTCAGAATGTCAATCCAGTCTTCATCCTCAATGAGGTTCATGGAAACAGCGGGGATTTCAACGACCTCATCGCTGACGTTATGCAGGGCAAAGATCGACTGAAACCGATCGAGGCTTTGGCGCCAGACCCCGAAAACCCGATCCTCCAACGCCATGGTGAATTGAGTGGCATTGGGGTGAAACGCGGACTGACGCGCCCGCAAACGCAACCGCGCGGACAAGGCCGCGAGCACGCGCGCATGTATCGACCCGGTATCCGCCAGATGCGCCTGCAAAGTGGGGTAATCCCATCTGTGCCGGTTGATCGCCCGGTTCATCCCGCGCCGCGCGACCTGTGCGTGATCATTCGGAGTGGCGAGCATGGCGTGGATGTAGAAGGCGGGGATTCCTTCCAGCGACATCACGATGGTCTGCGAACAGACAAACCGGTCGAAATGCAGGGCATCCTCTCCTTTGAAAGTGCGTGATGTGGCCTCGAAGAAGGTCGTGTTCAACTCGTAAGGGGCCTCGCCGCCATCCGGTAGCGCGCGCATCGACACAAGCCCTCCGATGTCGCGCACCGTCTGGATCATGCGCGCCTGCTCTTGCGGCGGTAGCACCCCTTCTGCGGGGCGCATGCCGATCCCATCGTGGCTGGCCGTGAAGTTCAGATAGGCACAGCCCAGTTGCGCGGGCGGCATCCCGCTTTGCCAGCGCCGAAGATACCGCGCGGACCCCGACATCATGGCATGCAGGATCAGCGGCGGCAGCGGGAAGTTGTAAATCGCATGCGCCTCGTTGCGATTCCCGAAATAACTGAGATTTTCGGCCTTGGGCACGTTGGTCTCGGTCAATAGAATGATCGTCTCCGCCGCGTAGTCGCACAGCATGCGCATCAGCTGCACAATCGCATGTGTTTGGGGCAAATGGATGGATGACGATCCCACCTCCTTCCACAAAAACGCAACCGCATCGAGGCGGATGATCTGCACCCCGTTGTCCACATGCAGCCGGATGATACGCAGGAATTCCAGCAAGACCTCCGGATTGCGGAAATCCAGATCAATCTGAT
Encoded here:
- a CDS encoding nuclear transport factor 2 family protein, encoding MKHIILAALLAVPLPAAADDEAAILTTIKGIATAADAQDWSRLDMKFGDHVTLNQLSLETDQGARVKERTVIEIWAELLPRFDSTRHEISQIEVLGVSSIVARATARYHATYDLGGQTWEQTGRLDYVLKNTDAGWRVVALNTTPEWENRHLSDLFMPEQPQNS
- a CDS encoding HAD-IIB family hydrolase, encoding MQDAPPLLVFTDLDGTLIDHDTYEWAAARPALDALSRVSAGVVLASSKTAPEVSALRAQLQLGAWPAIIENGAGVVPAHTHATPDPDAYQQIRAALREIPDALRQHFTGFGDLRPAEIEKLTGLSAKAAAQARERAFSEPGLWGGDDAALVEFKAALRAFGISTREGGRFLTLSHGKNKSDQMARIINHYKPRHTIALGDAPNDVEMLETADFGIVIPNPKGRRLPELKGEAQGHIIRAQQAGPVGWNTAILGLLERLDL
- a CDS encoding glycosyl transferase; the protein is MADFHQNGNITTLHNLRTRALAEMNDELVTFAQTRKISLILPCLYSELEGDAMPNILSELSQVTYLHRIIIGLDQADAAQFRHAKQFFKGLNQNHVVIWNDSPRMLELGARLDAMGLAPAEQGKGKNVWSALGYLIACADSAVMAIHDCDILTYKNEMLSRLVYPVANPNFPYQVAKGYYPRIGGDKMNGRVTRLLVSPLLIALKRVIGDRDYIDYLRSFRYPLSGEFAMRTAILPDLRIPSDWGLEIGVLSEAWRNLAPKAVCQVEISDAYDHKHQTLSTDDADAGLSRMSTDICKAIFRKLAADGTVFTANTFRALKATYYRSALDLLEGYYNDAKMNGLSLDRHEEETAIELFAENIMRAGQVFIENPHETPFIPTWNRVHSADPRFLTDLRAAAAADEAEYE
- a CDS encoding sugar phosphorylase; this encodes MKASKTTSFSMRLASLVRQIYPDIDADILSSKIVEAFWPEGTKPRKRGRLPGNNLWTEKDALLITYGNSILDGSHKPLDLLHDFLLRYMKGVVNGVHILPFFPFTSDDGFAVSDFRAVNPQLGDWADINRIGDAFHLMSDLVLNHVSSQGAWFNAYRQGQAPYDRFFFEASPDDDLSAVVRPRTTPLLQQVDTVNGPRHVWCTFSHDQIDLDFRNPEVLLEFLRIIRLHVDNGVQIIRLDAVAFLWKEVGSSSIHLPQTHAIVQLMRMLCDYAAETIILLTETNVPKAENLSYFGNRNEAHAIYNFPLPPLILHAMMSGSARYLRRWQSGMPPAQLGCAYLNFTASHDGIGMRPAEGVLPPQEQARMIQTVRDIGGLVSMRALPDGGEAPYELNTTFFEATSRTFKGEDALHFDRFVCSQTIVMSLEGIPAFYIHAMLATPNDHAQVARRGMNRAINRHRWDYPTLQAHLADTGSIHARVLAALSARLRLRARQSAFHPNATQFTMALEDRVFGVWRQSLDRFQSIFALHNVSDEVVEIPAVSMNLIEDEDWIDILSGEKIDTFADTIELAPYQCRWITNRAQPG